Proteins encoded by one window of Manihot esculenta cultivar AM560-2 chromosome 10, M.esculenta_v8, whole genome shotgun sequence:
- the LOC110625370 gene encoding CTD nuclear envelope phosphatase 1 homolog, with protein sequence MAELTQPEVVYSPRSLQLWRTLWNWLAFFFQIFLQILRALGHLPLLSSSSSSNSFKPLPVVELPETDSVATLEITAGPDSALADEAIKKLTVVLDLDETLICAYETSSLPAILRNQATEAGLKCFELECVSSDKECEGKPKINYVTVFERPGLAEFLKQLSKFADLVLFTAGLEGYAKPLVDRIDTENLFSLRLYRPSTVSTEYREHVKDLSCLSKDPCRIVIVDNNPFSFLLQPVNGIPCVPFSAGQPYDTQLLDVLLPLLKRLSDQKDVRPVLYERFHMPEWFRNQGIPVSGWT encoded by the exons ATGGCTGAGTTGACTCAGCCCGAGGTCGTCTACTCACCTCGCTCTCTTCAACTGTGGAGGACGCTTTGGAATTGGCTTGCTTTCTTCTTCCAGATCTTCCTCCAGATCCTTCGAGCCTTAGGCCACCTTCCtctcctctcttcttcttcatcttctaaCTCTTTCAAGCCTTTGCCAGTCGTTGAGTTGCCGGAGACTGACTCTGTCGCCACTCTTGAGATCACCGCCGGACCTGACTCCGCTCTTGCCGATGAGGCGATCAAAAAACTCACC GTGGTTCTGGACTTGGATGAAACACTAATATGCGCATATGAGACATCTAGTTTGCCAGCTATTCTCCGTAATCAAGCAACTGAAGCTGGACTGAAGTGTTTTGAACTGGAATGCGTATCTTCAGACAAG GAATGTGAAGGGAAACCTAAGATCAATTATGTTACGGTGTTTGAGCGTCCAGGGTTGGCTGAATTCCTAAAGCAACTGAGCAAATTTGCTGATTTGGTGCTGTTTACTGCTGGCCTTGAAG GTTATGCTAAACCTCTCGTGGACAGAATAGATACAGAAAATCTATTTAGCCTTCGCCTTTATCGGCCTTCAACAGTTAGCAC GGAGTATAGGGAGCATGTGAAGGATCTCTCTTGTCTATCGAAGGATCCTTGCCGGATTGTTATAGTTGACAACAATCCATTTAGTTTCTTGTTGCAACCAGTGAATGGAATTCCATGTGTTCCTTTTTCTGCAGGTCAACCATATGATACACAG CTTCTGGATGTTCTCCTTCCACTCCTTAAGCGCCTCTCTGATCAGAAAGATGTAAGACCTGTGCTATATGAAAGATTCCACATGCCCGAATGGTTTCGAAATCAGGGAATCCCTGTCTCTGGTTGGACATAG
- the LOC110624026 gene encoding putative serine/threonine-protein kinase-like protein CCR3 isoform X2, translating to MMKLPISPYIVFPVNLAVGGNHICAIVNDTANASRTGTVSCWRGDGRISNQTPADVDHFQSISSGNGFSCGILMNSSRIRCWGDSTIARKIESEFGNMSMASIAAGGSHVCGVNSTGFLVCKGDNSFRQLDVRLNSPLEYSQLALGDNYSCALRRNGSVVCWGGGGLFSVNETVGISFESIVSGSNFICGLTTGNFSIMCWGPGWPNVNNSGVQILPFIDQILPGPCVQSCEGRLYPDSDKLCFGSGKVCYPPELNVSFAIPPSPPFLPSPPPPVMLPPPSSPSKKLKNGLLAFAIVGSVGAFAGICTVIYCLWTGVCFGKKKVHNSVQPTITRAGSNGGTTSNHSGLISRSSTIRRQTSRAMRRQRSGTSSKHADRAEEFSLAELAVATNDFSLENKIGAGSFGVVYRGKLVDGREVAIKRGETGQKTKKFQEKESAFESELSFLSRLHHKHLVRLVGYCEDGDERLLVYDYMKNGALYDHLHDKNNIQKNSSVINSWKMRIKIALDAARGIEYLHNYAVPPIIHRDIKSSNILLDTNWTARVSDFGLSLMGPESERDYRPMKAAGTVGYIDPEYYGLNVLTAKSDVYGLGVVLLELLTGKRAIFKDDENGAPTSIVDFAVPRIMSSELVKVLDPRVGPPELNEAEAVELVAYTALHCVNLEGKDRPTMTDIVANLERALSLCDGSHGSISSGTISIVSE from the exons ATGATGAAACTACCCATTTCTCCTTACATCGTCTTTCCCGTG AATCTCGCGGTTGGTGGGAATCATATATGCGCGATTGTAAACGACACAGCGAATGCTTCTCGCACCGGTACTGTTTCATGCTGGAGAGGAGATGGAAGAATCAGCAACCAAACTCCGGCGGATGTTGATCACTTTCAGTCAATTTCATCTGGGAATGGATTTTCTTGTGGGATTTTGATGAATAGTAGCAGGATTCGATGTTGGGGAGACAGCACAATAGCGAGGAAAATAGAATCCGAATTTGGGAATATGTCAATGGCTAGCATTGCAGCGGGTGGTTCCCATGTTTGTGGAGTGAATTCAACTGGGTTCTTAGTATGCAAAGGGGATAATAGCTTTCGTCAGTTAGATGTTCGTTTGAATTCCCCATTGGAGTACTCACAATTGGCTCTTGGGGATAATTATAGTTGTGCACTTAGAAGAAATGGATCGGTGGTTTGTTGGGGAGGAGGAGGATTATTTTCTGTCAATGAAACTGTGGGGATTTCCTTTGAGTCGATTGTTTCAGGGTCTAATTTCATCTGTGGATTGACGACAGGGAATTTTTCGATAATGTGTTGGGGACCTGGATGGCCTAATGTGAATAACTCTGGTGTTCAGATTCTTCCATTCATAGACCAAATTCTTCCAGGGCCTTGTGTGCAATCTTGTGAAGGTAGATTGTATCCGGATTCTGATAAATTGTGTTTTGGTTCAGGGAAGGTTTGCTACCCTCCAGAATTAAATGTTTCATTTGCCATCCCACCATCACCACCGTTCCTGCCTTCACCTCCACCGCCTGTGATGTTGCCTCCTCCATCATCTCCAtccaaaaaattgaaaaatgggTTGTTGGCCTTTGCCATTGTTGGTTCAGTAGGAGCTTTTGCAGGTATTTGCACTGTTATTTACTGTTTGTGGACTGGAGTTTGTTTTGGTAAAAAGAAAGTGCACAATTCAGTTCAACCCACAATAACTAGAGCTGGTTCAAATGGAGGCACTACATCAAACCATAGTGGTCTTATTTCGAGATCATCAACGATTAGGCGCCAGACCTCAAGGGCAATGAGGCGCCAGAGGAGTGGAACCTCGTCGAAACACGCAGATAGGGCTGAAGAATTTAGTCTAGCTGAGCTTGCTGTTGCTACAAATGATTTCTCACTAGAGAACAAGATTGGTGCAGGGAGCTTTGGGGTTGTTTATAGAGGCAAATTAGTTGATGGTCGTGAAGTGGCGATCAAGAGAGGGGAAACAGGTCAAAAGACAAAAAAGTTCCAGGAGAAAGAGAGTGCATTTGAATCTGAATTGTCATTCTTGTCAAGGCTTCACCACAAGCATCTGGTTAGGCTTGTTGGGTATTGTGAAGATGGGGATGAAAGGCTTTTAGTCTATGACTACATGAAGAATGGAGCTTTATATGACCATTTACATGACAAAAACAACATTCAAAAGAATAGCAGTGTGATCAATTCCTGGAAAATGAGGATCAAGATTGCATTAGATGCAGCTAGAGGGATTGAATATCTTCACAATTATGCAGTCCCACCAATAATTCACAGAGATATCAAGTCATCTAACATATTGCTCGACACGAATTGGACAGCCAGAGTTTCAGATTTTGGATTGTCATTGATGGGTCCTGAATCTGAAAGAGATTACAGGCCAATGAAAGCAGCAGGAACAGTTGGCTACATTGATCCAGAGTACTATGGTCTAAATGTATTAACAGCAAAGAGTGATGTGTATGGCCTTGGTGTTGTATTATTAGAACTTCTAACAGGCAAGAGAGCTATATTCAAGGATGATGAAAATGGAGCACCAACAAGTATAGTGGACTTTGCAGTGCCTAGAATTATGTCTAGTGAATTAGTTAAGGTTCTGGACCCGAGAGTTGGTCCCCCAGAGCTTAATGAAGCAGAGGCAGTGGAGCTGGTTGCATATACTGCACTTCATTGTGTGAACTTGGAAGGGAAAGATAGGCCAACTATGACTGACATTGTTGCTAATTTGGAAAGAGCTTTGTCTCTGTGTGATGGTAGCCATGGAAGCATCTCCAGTGGTACAATCTCAATTGTTTCAGAATGA
- the LOC110624026 gene encoding putative serine/threonine-protein kinase-like protein CCR3 isoform X1, whose protein sequence is MMKLPISPYIVFPVVSVTFVAFFFSLPLTIHALGSGSTVAVTSASVCGIVAAKSSQSIICYGTSGQVINVEPAVSFSVISGGQDFFCGLRSGGYAFLCWNTLNSSNTSSFNNPKRVYFNRTVLLQNLAVGGNHICAIVNDTANASRTGTVSCWRGDGRISNQTPADVDHFQSISSGNGFSCGILMNSSRIRCWGDSTIARKIESEFGNMSMASIAAGGSHVCGVNSTGFLVCKGDNSFRQLDVRLNSPLEYSQLALGDNYSCALRRNGSVVCWGGGGLFSVNETVGISFESIVSGSNFICGLTTGNFSIMCWGPGWPNVNNSGVQILPFIDQILPGPCVQSCEGRLYPDSDKLCFGSGKVCYPPELNVSFAIPPSPPFLPSPPPPVMLPPPSSPSKKLKNGLLAFAIVGSVGAFAGICTVIYCLWTGVCFGKKKVHNSVQPTITRAGSNGGTTSNHSGLISRSSTIRRQTSRAMRRQRSGTSSKHADRAEEFSLAELAVATNDFSLENKIGAGSFGVVYRGKLVDGREVAIKRGETGQKTKKFQEKESAFESELSFLSRLHHKHLVRLVGYCEDGDERLLVYDYMKNGALYDHLHDKNNIQKNSSVINSWKMRIKIALDAARGIEYLHNYAVPPIIHRDIKSSNILLDTNWTARVSDFGLSLMGPESERDYRPMKAAGTVGYIDPEYYGLNVLTAKSDVYGLGVVLLELLTGKRAIFKDDENGAPTSIVDFAVPRIMSSELVKVLDPRVGPPELNEAEAVELVAYTALHCVNLEGKDRPTMTDIVANLERALSLCDGSHGSISSGTISIVSE, encoded by the coding sequence ATGATGAAACTACCCATTTCTCCTTACATCGTCTTTCCCGTGGTTAGTGTTACATTTgttgctttctttttctctttaccATTGACCATACATGCCTTGGGCTCCGGTTCCACTGTCGCCGTCACCTCCGCTTCCGTGTGTGGCATCGTGGCGGCGAAGTCCTCCCAAAGTATTATATGCTATGGAACAAGTGGCCAGGTTATAAACGTTGAACCCGCCGTATCTTTCTCTGTCATTTCCGGCGGGCAGGACTTCTTCTGTGGTCTGCGGTCCGGTGGATACGCTTTCCTGTGTTGGAACACATTGAATTCAAGTAATACTTCGAGTTTCAATAACCCAAAAAGAGTTTACTTTAACAGGACTGTTCTATTACAGAATCTCGCGGTTGGTGGGAATCATATATGCGCGATTGTAAACGACACAGCGAATGCTTCTCGCACCGGTACTGTTTCATGCTGGAGAGGAGATGGAAGAATCAGCAACCAAACTCCGGCGGATGTTGATCACTTTCAGTCAATTTCATCTGGGAATGGATTTTCTTGTGGGATTTTGATGAATAGTAGCAGGATTCGATGTTGGGGAGACAGCACAATAGCGAGGAAAATAGAATCCGAATTTGGGAATATGTCAATGGCTAGCATTGCAGCGGGTGGTTCCCATGTTTGTGGAGTGAATTCAACTGGGTTCTTAGTATGCAAAGGGGATAATAGCTTTCGTCAGTTAGATGTTCGTTTGAATTCCCCATTGGAGTACTCACAATTGGCTCTTGGGGATAATTATAGTTGTGCACTTAGAAGAAATGGATCGGTGGTTTGTTGGGGAGGAGGAGGATTATTTTCTGTCAATGAAACTGTGGGGATTTCCTTTGAGTCGATTGTTTCAGGGTCTAATTTCATCTGTGGATTGACGACAGGGAATTTTTCGATAATGTGTTGGGGACCTGGATGGCCTAATGTGAATAACTCTGGTGTTCAGATTCTTCCATTCATAGACCAAATTCTTCCAGGGCCTTGTGTGCAATCTTGTGAAGGTAGATTGTATCCGGATTCTGATAAATTGTGTTTTGGTTCAGGGAAGGTTTGCTACCCTCCAGAATTAAATGTTTCATTTGCCATCCCACCATCACCACCGTTCCTGCCTTCACCTCCACCGCCTGTGATGTTGCCTCCTCCATCATCTCCAtccaaaaaattgaaaaatgggTTGTTGGCCTTTGCCATTGTTGGTTCAGTAGGAGCTTTTGCAGGTATTTGCACTGTTATTTACTGTTTGTGGACTGGAGTTTGTTTTGGTAAAAAGAAAGTGCACAATTCAGTTCAACCCACAATAACTAGAGCTGGTTCAAATGGAGGCACTACATCAAACCATAGTGGTCTTATTTCGAGATCATCAACGATTAGGCGCCAGACCTCAAGGGCAATGAGGCGCCAGAGGAGTGGAACCTCGTCGAAACACGCAGATAGGGCTGAAGAATTTAGTCTAGCTGAGCTTGCTGTTGCTACAAATGATTTCTCACTAGAGAACAAGATTGGTGCAGGGAGCTTTGGGGTTGTTTATAGAGGCAAATTAGTTGATGGTCGTGAAGTGGCGATCAAGAGAGGGGAAACAGGTCAAAAGACAAAAAAGTTCCAGGAGAAAGAGAGTGCATTTGAATCTGAATTGTCATTCTTGTCAAGGCTTCACCACAAGCATCTGGTTAGGCTTGTTGGGTATTGTGAAGATGGGGATGAAAGGCTTTTAGTCTATGACTACATGAAGAATGGAGCTTTATATGACCATTTACATGACAAAAACAACATTCAAAAGAATAGCAGTGTGATCAATTCCTGGAAAATGAGGATCAAGATTGCATTAGATGCAGCTAGAGGGATTGAATATCTTCACAATTATGCAGTCCCACCAATAATTCACAGAGATATCAAGTCATCTAACATATTGCTCGACACGAATTGGACAGCCAGAGTTTCAGATTTTGGATTGTCATTGATGGGTCCTGAATCTGAAAGAGATTACAGGCCAATGAAAGCAGCAGGAACAGTTGGCTACATTGATCCAGAGTACTATGGTCTAAATGTATTAACAGCAAAGAGTGATGTGTATGGCCTTGGTGTTGTATTATTAGAACTTCTAACAGGCAAGAGAGCTATATTCAAGGATGATGAAAATGGAGCACCAACAAGTATAGTGGACTTTGCAGTGCCTAGAATTATGTCTAGTGAATTAGTTAAGGTTCTGGACCCGAGAGTTGGTCCCCCAGAGCTTAATGAAGCAGAGGCAGTGGAGCTGGTTGCATATACTGCACTTCATTGTGTGAACTTGGAAGGGAAAGATAGGCCAACTATGACTGACATTGTTGCTAATTTGGAAAGAGCTTTGTCTCTGTGTGATGGTAGCCATGGAAGCATCTCCAGTGGTACAATCTCAATTGTTTCAGAATGA